The segment TGCCGTTGTAGATGCCCCTCGCGCGTTCCTTGGTAAGAAACCCATACCTGTCGTGGGCTAGCTGGTAGATCAGCTGCCACTCGGCCTCAGCAGCAGCCCTGCATTTTTATTCTCTTGTGAGATGTCAGCGCTATAGCTAGCCTTGAAACAtatcacctctctctctctcttttttctcaAACAAGCCTCTTTAAATTGATGAGTATCTTTGCAGCAGTTATATATTTGTATGTATTCTGTAAACAATACCATGATGCAGGATCAAGAACGTCCCGGTTGACTGTGAGCATCTCTTCTACCTCCAAGAGCGACAAGGCGTCTTTTCTGATATGAGCATGCTTCTTAAATATTTCGTCAAATTTTGCCTGGACAAACCTGGAAGTAGGAACACAACAGTGGTAAATAATATTCCCACTTGTATCCCTCTTTCTGTAGGAATGAACGAAGACTTGTAGTTTCTACTTTTTAGTCTGTTTTGTGCCTAATTGTGCGCTAGTAAATGCTAATATTTCTAATGACAACAATGCAGGGTTGTTATTCAGCTTAACACTCAAAGTTGTGTGTTAGTGGTaagtttgaatacaaggtaTTTCTTCTACCTTCCTTTGGAATCGTAGGCGCCGGTGTCGCTTCCATGAATTGCTTTGTGGATGTACTCCACGTAGATATTTATGTAAGGTGGCAGTGCACCAGGCTGCAACAGTAAGAATGAAGCACTGCGAGTTCTGAATTCTGATAACAAATATTTCCTCACTGGATAAAGCCAAGGAGAGAGAGCGTACAGGGTTGGTCAAAGGAGCGAGAGCAGTATGAATTGTCGATGCAGCCGCGGTGGAGAAGGCAACTTCACATCCGATAGCAACAAATCCTGTGTGTATCGTCCAAGGTACAGAAATAgatgaacaaaaaaaaaaggataatTCCATACAGTTCACGCGCAGCTGAGAAGTGAGATCACACCTTGGAAAGTTTCAAGAGGAGTGAGGATGCCATCTTTGTTCCTGTCGAAGAATGACACATGCATCTGGAGTTCTGTCATGTTGGAGTTGGAGCTACCACCGTCAGGTTCAGGTAGTGCCCTCACACTCACCGCGGCACCTAAAATTATACACAAAAGAAAGCAAGCATCGATATCTGAAACTCACTGCAAGAGCCTATTTATCTGCCGAATCTGCTAGCTATTCAGCCGGTATAGGCGTGCCATCGCAAAAACATCAACAATTTGAAAGGAATCTCAATTGTCAAATAGCACTAGAAGTTTTGATACTTACAGCAAACGCTCCATGTCAGCAGCGCAGATGCAATCGACAGCGATCTCAGGGAAGCGTCCACCGGCCGCGGCTGGCGGCTCGCCATTGTTTCCGATCCGTCGGCGAGTTGAGCTTCTCCAGTTGTGTGTGGATATGTGTTGAGTGCAATAGCATTGGCACATTGCTCTGCTTAAATGGGTGCAGAGGTATGGTAGAGTAGACGACACTAGACCATCACTGGAAGCTGTACGTGTGGCCTGCTGCCGGCGCTTTACTGTGAGCCGAACTTGCCCCGTCCGATTCAGGAAAGGCGCCGAATGTGCAGCGAAATCGGTGGAAATGTCCGGAAGGCTTGAGCCTACAAGCCACCCCTTTCTTGGCAAGAAATGGCAGTTTTCTGTGCAGGACCGGACAGGGCTCGGAGGCGTGTGGCACGCCGGCCGGGCTGGCTACAGAACAAATACTAGTGACCAGGATGGGAGTGACACTAGAGCAGTGTGAATGGACATGACCGGTGGTGGTGACTCATGGTCATGTGGCTGTTGCCTGTCGTTTGGTACTTTGTGCATTATTCGAGAATCTAttatttgtaatttttttaaaaaaaaatctgggTGAACTCGAGCATAAACcgacttaggccctgtttagattagagataaaaattttttgggtgtcacatcggatgtgtcggaagaatgtcgggtggggtttttagaaactaataaaaaacaaattacatacctcattacaaatctattaagcataattaatctatcattagcacatgtgagttactgtagcacttaaggctaatcatggagtaactaggcttaaaagattcgtcccacgtttttcaatcaaactgtgtaattagtttatttttttatgtacatttaatgtttcatgcatgtgtctaaagattcgatgggatagacgaaaaaattttaggtggggaactaaacagggccttaggccttgttctgttcacccaaaaaccaaaaacttttcaacattatctgtcacatcgaatcttgtggcacatatatgaaattaaatatagacaaaaacaaaaattaattgtacagtttgtctgtaaatcgtaagatgaatcttttgagtctaattagtccataattgtataataattgtcaaataaaaatgaaagtgctacagtatcccgaccaaaatttttttgggaattaaacaaggccttagctagaTGCTTCGTCTTGTTCGTTTGACTGATAAGCCATGACGAAAAATATTATtagttga is part of the Sorghum bicolor cultivar BTx623 chromosome 10, Sorghum_bicolor_NCBIv3, whole genome shotgun sequence genome and harbors:
- the LOC8061513 gene encoding probable peroxygenase 5, which encodes MASRQPRPVDASLRSLSIASALLTWSVCCAAVSVRALPEPDGGSSNSNMTELQMHVSFFDRNKDGILTPLETFQGFVAIGCEVAFSTAAASTIHTALAPLTNPPGALPPYINIYVEYIHKAIHGSDTGAYDSKGRFVQAKFDEIFKKHAHIRKDALSLLEVEEMLTVNRDVLDPASWAAAEAEWQLIYQLAHDRYGFLTKERARGIYNGKIFVELEERISRRPLHSNA